The sequence aatcaccTTGCTTCTGGGAGAAGGCGGTGAGGCGCATCGAGATCCACGGGTACTTTGCGCACACCGTCTGTCTCGGCGCAATTCAAGTACCTTTGCAATAATTCTCCGTACCAGCACTTTAGCCATTGCATTACATAAGCCCATGCTTAAAAGCTACAGCTGCACGTGACTCGCAAGCGGCGTTTTGACCTCAATCGAACGATATTGATTCGGGAAGCTTATACTGTGAAGAACCATCTCAACTCGCCTCAACTCGCCCACGTCTCACCAATCTCGACGTCCCGCAAAGGTCAGCCTCATCCCAGGCACACAGACATTGCTTCTTCAGCCCACAGACAACTAATTGGCCCTCGTTACAGATGATCGCCCGCGCTGCCACCCGCACCACCTCCATGGTCGCCCGCCGAGGCTTCCACACCACCCGCCCTCGCATGTCCTCTCCCTACCACTACCCCGAGGGCCCCTACTCCAACCTGCCCTTCAACCCTCGCAGCAAGTACTTCGGCGCCGGCTACTGGACCTTCATGACCGTTGGCTTCTTTGCTCCCTTCGGCATTGCTGGTGAGTCGAGAGCTACCCCACCATGCGTCGCGGTTTTCGGCTATGCGATGCGGCTAACAGGCAATTTCAGTCTACCAGACCTACAAGACTCAGTAAATTGCTGGATCGATTCGAAATATCGTTGTGGGTTGGATGCTAGGCGTCGTGCTGTACGGGTAGCGAGTTGTTGGAATGGAGTAAATAGCTCGAATAGACGTGAGGCCAATTGCAGTCACATATGTAAAATATCTTTTGTGCCAAATCTACTTTGCGACCAGACCTCTCTTGGGACTACAAATTTGGTTGATACTAATCATGTCATAAATCGTCTTTTTATACCACAATAGGGTTTGTCTATATGTTTGCCTTGTATGTATGCCATCTAAAAGTACAACTACATGAATGCTTATATACAATCACATCGCTAGAAGCCCCCTCATAACCATGACGCATCCTTCTTACGTCGCTGCAGCTGGAGCCCATCATTCCGAGTAGACCTGAGGTCTCTGTCATGGAGAATATTCTCAAAGAGTGCCTGCATGAATTGGTGACGGTCCGGCTGGATATCCCACCTTTGAGACATGGACTCAAACGTCTGGATGAGTGCCTCGTTGGAGCAGCACTTTTTTACCGCCCGCAGAGCCCAAATAACTACCCAGCGGTCTATACGAAACTCCTTTGCGTAATCATCGTGAGCCTGATAAAATGCTGCCAGTATACCCTCTAGGCGCTGCTCTGACCAGTCCGAGCCGGCAAATCCTCCATGTGCGTAAAACCCTTTGAATAGGGCCAGGAAAATGGtaggatggatggatattTTCAGATGCTTCATCTCATCCAGGTATTGAGCAACTTTTTGGAGATTGCCCACTCTGATAGCATAGTGATCCACCAGCAACTTGTACGTGTGCGAATCTGGTGTCAAGCGCACATTTGTCTGAAAAGATTTCTTCAGCTCTGGATGTTTCTTTCCCACTCGTGTAAACATCATAAGAACTTTGGTGACAACCTTGTTCATCATATAGTCCTTTTGAGGGATCTCAGACGCCATATGGTGATCATTTCTCATCCGCTGATATGTCTCTTCGGCGGCTGACTCTTCACCACATCTGAGAAGGCCTGAGATGACGCAATTGAGAACGACGGTATCAATCATCTCGCCAGATTCGACCATCTCCCGGTATGCAGCTCGAATCCCACCAGAGTCAAGCTTCAATCCAAAGTAATGGATGAGACTGACATGGTGAAAACGATTAAACTCAACTCCTCTAGTCTCCATCTCCTTGTATATCATATCAGCCAGCGTGAAATTCCCTGCCTTGGCGGCAACATCAAATAGAACGTTAAACGTCACGTCGTTTCCCATGATTTTGGCTTCCCTTTCCATTTCTTTCCAAATTCTCAGCGCAGATTCCATCTCCTGCGTCGTGACCCTGGCAGTATACTTGGTCGCAAAGGCTAGAGCGTAATTCCACTGCGAGCGGCGAAGAGTAAGCCCTGCATTCTTAACATCCGCAACCAAAGCGAAATAACGCAACATGGACTCCATGTCACGCTTCTGAGGCGTTCCCATCACTCTCAAAAGTCTATTCCGCCATTGCCACGTGAGACACAGCATGCGTGGCTCGGGAAGCTCCGAGTATAATTTGTGTATCCCATCCAGAGAGTAGCGATTCGGATGCCGCAACCTTTGGCCGATGGCAGTTTGAAGCCGGCCCAATGTTTCTTGCGTCCCATCGTTTGTCATGGCCGTCTCGTCAGAAGAGGGATACTGCAcatcgctcttcttctcagacACTCTCAGCTTTGGCCCGTCTGGCGCAGCATATCCACGCCGGTATGGATCTTTGTAGAAATCAAAATACTCCTCCACGCTGCCCACGTCGGACTGGTCGACGTACAGCAGCATCTTTCCCTTATCTTGGCCTATGGCGGGAGGCGGTGGCTGCGGCCGCTGTCGTGTGCCTGAGACATCAGATGCGGCGGCTGTCCCGTAGCAGCGAGCGGTGCGTCGTGGGTTCTGCGTCGGTGCGGTGCGGTGCTTTTCGAGGCCTGGCACAAAGGTCGATAGCAGCCATTGCGAGCTCCTCGGACAGGAGAGCGGCCGTGGCTGGCGCCATGTTACCGGCGAAGCTGCCGGTCTTTTTGGAGGAGCACTTCTGCTTTTTCGAGGCTCTTGGCCAGCCACATTGCGGCGCAGACTGGCTGCCACGAAGCCGGCCGATGATCGGGTCGACAGCACCGCACCGCAGAAAGAGCCGTCCACTCGACCGGGGAGTTTCATGAGCGGCTGCTCATGATGCCGCAGCGGTTTTTCGCTTGGGGTTGAAGATTGGGGTTAGCAGGCCGAAAAAAGTATTGGAATCGGGATAATTGCAGGTGGGGCCCAGATGGTGGGATGTGTTGCGAGCTCCAGCCAATGAAAGGGCGGGGCGGCTGGTATGTGCGAATATGGGAAATTTTCATACAGCGTGCCGCATTTATACACAGAGATTCGCTCAATTCAGAGCTAAACGGCAATTGATAGTTATAATGAAGCAAATTATATACAATTATTATTCGTTCAATCAACTGAAACTCATTTTTAGCGCATCTTCTAGTGCATTTTTAAGTTGAATGCTCTATATTCCATACGCCAGTGCACATACGTATCATCATGGAGCAGCATACGAGGATCCATGCAATGACTGACCAATATATTAGCATTTATCAATTAGATATTATTTCTAGCCATATTCTAATGTCCAGGTTCGCTATCATCGATGTTATCTTTATACATAATTTATGCGGTAGAGTTGGTGGGAGGCGCCGGGCTGtacagctgctggccgtccTTCTTGAATCCAGCAATCACAGCTTGGCCCCTTTTGCCAACCACCCACTTGGCGAAGTCACTGGCCACCTTGGGGTGAGGCGCCTTCTTTCCAACAAGGAGGTGAGCAGGGTTCAGAAGAGCATCGTCGGCATTGTCTGAACCAGCCTTGTAAATGACAGTCTGGTTGCGGAGCTTGGCATCCAGAGACAGAATGGTGCCTCTGTCAGTGATGGTGTATTCATCGAGAAGAATGGCAGCCGTGAGAGCCTGGATCGGGAAAGCGATGTATTGATGGTACCAGGTAGAGTAAGCAGTAGCCCAGGGAACCTTTGAAACAACTGTTAGTCCATTGGATCATGAAATGGCCAAGGAGATGGAAAATAAGGAGCCGTCTAGACTTACCTGGCCGATGCTAACCCACAGCAGGGAGTCCTTGATATTGGTGGCAGACTTGTCATAACGGCTCAGGAAGCGGACCGGTGGTGTAGTCTGCTCATTCTCAGCCACCGTGTGGATCTGAGAGAACATGGTGAAGATGTCCATCGACTTGGAGATGTTGGCAGGGTTGGACTTGGGACCAACGAGGAGGAAATGGTCCCGGAAAGCATAGTAGCTCGGAGACAGAGCGATGCCCTGGTCGATGGCAATCTTCTCTGCTGCCGGGCTGTAGGTGATGCCAACATCAATGAGGCCAGACTGGAGATATTCGATGCTGTAGGTGGTGTCACTCGTGTACCACGCCACGCGGAAGGGCTTCGTGCCATTGGAGACGGTATCCTTGATGTAGGCATCCGCGAGGGCTAATACAAGAAATAAGACGTCAGATACCTGCATCTCAAGACAGCGGCTCAGGATTGTGAATAATATTACCCTTGATCAAACCGCTTTGGCCAGCACCACCGTTACCAATGGCCAGCTGGAT comes from Trichoderma asperellum chromosome 3, complete sequence and encodes:
- a CDS encoding uncharacterized protein (TransMembrane:1 (o50-69i)), which gives rise to MIARAATRTTSMVARRGFHTTRPRMSSPYHYPEGPYSNLPFNPRSKYFGAGYWTFMTVGFFAPFGIAVYQTYKTQ
- a CDS encoding uncharacterized protein (EggNog:ENOG41), translated to MKLPGRVDGSFCGAVLSTRSSAGFVAASLRRNVAGQEPRKSRSAPPKRPAASPVTWRQPRPLSCPRSSQWLLSTFVPGLEKHRTAPTQNPRRTARCYGTAAASDVSGTRQRPQPPPPAIGQDKGKMLLYVDQSDVGSVEEYFDFYKDPYRRGYAAPDGPKLRVSEKKSDVQYPSSDETAMTNDGTQETLGRLQTAIGQRLRHPNRYSLDGIHKLYSELPEPRMLCLTWQWRNRLLRVMGTPQKRDMESMLRYFALVADVKNAGLTLRRSQWNYALAFATKYTARVTTQEMESALRIWKEMEREAKIMGNDVTFNVLFDVAAKAGNFTLADMIYKEMETRGVEFNRFHHVSLIHYFGLKLDSGGIRAAYREMVESGEMIDTVVLNCVISGLLRCGEESAAEETYQRMRNDHHMASEIPQKDYMMNKVVTKVLMMFTRVGKKHPELKKSFQTNVRLTPDSHTYKLLVDHYAIRVGNLQKVAQYLDEMKHLKISIHPTIFLALFKGFYAHGGFAGSDWSEQRLEGILAAFYQAHDDYAKEFRIDRWVVIWALRAVKKCCSNEALIQTFESMSQRWDIQPDRHQFMQALFENILHDRDLRSTRNDGLQLQRRKKDASWL
- a CDS encoding uncharacterized protein (EggNog:ENOG41) produces the protein MRLGAPISSYGVVGDLKAVASRLHPSSCSSLFTAQPALDSVASFEMAYLCKLAAVVAFVLATPAAAISPNAIYDGGIKGNNGSIQLAIGNGGAGQSGLIKALADAYIKDTVSNGTKPFRVAWYTSDTTYSIEYLQSGLIDVGITYSPAAEKIAIDQGIALSPSYYAFRDHFLLVGPKSNPANISKSMDIFTMFSQIHTVAENEQTTPPVRFLSRYDKSATNIKDSLLWVSIGQVPWATAYSTWYHQYIAFPIQALTAAILLDEYTITDRGTILSLDAKLRNQTVIYKAGSDNADDALLNPAHLLVGKKAPHPKVASDFAKWVVGKRGQAVIAGFKKDGQQLYSPAPPTNSTA